The Clostridiaceae bacterium HFYG-1003 genome includes a window with the following:
- a CDS encoding Maff2 family protein, protein MEFFNSAVDVLQTLVVALGAGLAIWGVINLLEGYGNDNPGANAHVR, encoded by the coding sequence ATGGAATTCTTTAACAGTGCAGTAGATGTACTTCAAACCCTCGTCGTCGCTCTCGGTGCAGGCCTTGCCATCTGGGGCGTCATCAACCTTCTCGAAGGCTACGGCAATGACAACCCCGGTGCCAATGCTCATGTACGGTAA
- a CDS encoding phosphotransferase produces the protein MYIFFVPHKYPVEVVVLCPDVETIKGRERYREKTGYSGFTVETLYDTFMQTTPRIGFWLDNSNQTPQQTAETILNARKSV, from the coding sequence ATGTACATATTTTTTGTGCCGCATAAATACCCTGTTGAGGTTGTCGTTCTTTGTCCAGATGTGGAAACAATAAAAGGAAGGGAACGATACAGGGAGAAAACAGGCTATTCCGGCTTTACGGTTGAAACCTTATACGATACATTTATGCAGACAACACCACGGATCGGCTTTTGGCTGGACAATTCCAACCAAACACCACAGCAGACAGCAGAAACCATTCTGAACGCCAGAAAGTCGGTATGA